From Watersipora subatra chromosome 8, tzWatSuba1.1, whole genome shotgun sequence, a single genomic window includes:
- the LOC137401391 gene encoding ileal sodium/bile acid cotransporter-like: protein MMFGACSILCALCVVSTLVDGQGEKVELLPESSNVSSLFELVLPEARLVTLFNSPQPSAISIVLLVDPSVLNFSIGIESTKPYVASVIQGSIEVAPCSNLSSTDITQVNTSQSNSSLVEYSYSASTLPPTNGSTEQICYNISFQVDGNQLGYSTLVVKASLNDQHSNVSVEPEQIGSAVIACLRHYRLVDLMFKYSITVLICVALFGMGNELNFETIKTHLKKPKAPAIAFISQYTFMPALSLAIIYLAGYEGGWALGLFAYGCSPGGGTSNIYSKLLNGDMSISVTMTTLSTVASVGMLPIYLYTLGSLLPVSEEIGRIQIPFSNLIISLLTIIVPLVLGALFQYKVPRGAEIVKKLLKAFLMICMLFFLTVGIYSNLYIYETFDMKMISTALILPVGGYLFGGLFAFACRMDWKLIKTISIETAMQNPAISFLIVQSVLTAPDTDLAIIPVAAVSLVTSVPALLLAVGYTIYQCHLKKKRSRGSVRKLNEVKKEEEMVAMNASSGNSDSASDAGSIEEKGELLENNA, encoded by the exons ATGATGTTCGGTGCTTGCTCGATTTTGTGCGCATTGTGCGTTGTGTCAACTTTAGTAGACGGACAAGGAGAGAAAGTGGAGCTGCTACCAGAGAGTTCGA ATGTGTCCAGTTTATTTGAGCTCGTGCTTCCTGAAGCGAGGCTTGTGACACTCTTCAACAGCCCCCAACCATCGGCTATTAGCATAGTGCTCTTAGTAGACCCTTCCGTCCTCAACTTCAGCATCGGTATAGAAAGCACAAAACCATATGTTGCTTCTGTAATACAG GGATCCATAGAAGTAGCACCTTGCAGCAACCTATCCTCTACTGATATTACTCAAGTGAACACAAGTCAGTCCAACAGCTCTCTGGTCGAGTATTCTTACAGCGCTTCCACGCTGCCACCCACTAATGGCAGCACTGAACAGATTTGTTACAATATTTCATTTCAAG ttgatggCAACCAGCTTGGATACTCCACTCTAGTTGTGAAAGCGAGTCTCAATGATCAGCATAGCAATGTCTCAGTTGAACCTGAACAAATTGGATCCGCTGTTATAGCCTGTTTAAGGCATTACAGACTGGTTGATCTCATGTTTAAGTACTCCATCACTGTTCTG ATATGCGTAGCCCTCTTTGGTATGGGAAATGAGTTGAACTTTGAGACCATcaagacacatctcaaaaaaccGAAAGCTCCTGCCATTGCGTTCATCTCTCAATACACCTTCATGCCAGCT CTATCACTGGCCATCATCTACCTTGCTGGCTATGAAGGGGGCTGGGCTCTTGGACTCTTCGCATATGGCTGCTCCCCAGGCGGCGGTACCAGTAACATTTACAGCAAACTGCTTAATGGTGACATGTCAATTAGTGTTACCATGACAACTCTCAGCACTGTGGCAAGCGTAG GTATGCTGCCTATCTATCTCTACACATTAGGCAGTTTACTTCCTGTCAGTGAAGAAATAGGAAGAATACAAATCCCATTTAGTAACCTCATCATCAGCCTTCTTACCATAATTGTACCCCTAGTTCTTGGAGCCCTCTTTCAATATAAAGTTCCTCGAGGCGCAGAAATcgttaaaaaacttttaaaa GCATTCCTAATGATCTGCATGCTTTTCTTCCTCACTGTTGGAATCTATTCCAATCTCTACATCTATGAGACATTCGACATGAAGATGATCAGCACAGCTCTTATACTTCCTGTCGGTGGATATTTATTTGGAGGACTTTTCGCTTTCGCTTGCCGAATGGATTGGAAGCTCATAAAG ACGATATCGATAGAGACTGCGATGCAAAATCCAGCAATCTCTTTTCTGATCGTGCAATCTGTGTTGACCGCTCCGGATACCGACCTGGCTATTATTCCTGTTGCTGCTGTCTCCTTGGTAACATCAGTGCCAGCCCTCCTTCTTGCTGTTGGTTATACCATCTATCAATGTCACCTCAAAAAG AAACGTTCGAGAGGTTCGGTCAGGAAACTGAATGAAGTGAAAAAAGAGGAGGAAATGGTGGCGATGAATGCATCTTCAGGAAACAGCGACAGTGCTAGTGATGCTGGCTCGATAGAGGAAAAAGGGGAGCTGCTGGAAAATAACgcttaa